The sequence AGAAAACATCATATGTATTGCaggttaattattttaatatgcaaacttttttttggttaatatattaatatttattaccCTATTTTGGTGTTGActtaatttataaagaaaatctAGTAACAGAAAAACAACATAGAAAACGAAACACACAACAACACCAAAGAAACAAACGGGAACACAACAACAATTAAGATGTAAACTTTCTTGGAtacttaaacaattttttagaACATAACAAAGTGAAGATCATAGTACTATTTTGATTGCATGATCGATCAAACGGCCGTGACTGCTATTTTCATAGCGGCTTCACAGTGGCCCGGAAAGTTGCAGATGAAGAAGTTTTGTCCTTTAGACAAAGTTATACGATCTTTCCCTGAAGTGTATGTTCTCGCACGTGCCGGCGTTTTGCAATTGTTGTACCCTCCACTATCTACCGCCACTACGTTGTGGATTCTCGGATTATAGTTAAACACtgcaacaaaattttgaaatagtgagtttattatttaaatttattgcTTACTCTATGGCTCTTCCATATATCGGAACTTTAGTGTCCAAAAGCTATTAGgattttttattacaaaattaattaccATTAAAACttcaataaagaaaaaaaaaattacgccAAAACACGATTTCGTTTGTGCGTGGGGATAGTATTGACCTAATTCCTAAGAATTTACTTGTGTAAATGGGTTTGATATgtgaatttaaatatataaagattacgTACAACTCTTAACTGTACGTTAAGCACTGATAATAATAAACAgattaacttttaactaatggTATATATGTAAATCTGCAAGTTGATTGAAATATTTCTTCAGGTGAAAACATTTTCAACTCATCCACTCAAGGTTAAACCAAAATCCTAGTTACTTTTGTAAAACATTTCCATTGCATCCAACATTTCCAGTAGTTAATAGCTACTGGGTTAAACTTGAAAAGGTATGCACGACATAGTCAAGCAAactatgatatataaataaacggAAAAAATTGGTGAAAATTATTTGTCGCATATCTTGCACAAAAACACACTTACACATATCTAGATCTGGCAGCAGTGGTGGATATAAAGATTATAAAAACTTTAGGTGCTTGTGACCTATATTTGTAACAATATGATAGAATCTTGTGGAAGTTTAAGTATAAGATGTGAAGTATGTATACCTAAAACGTCACCAGCTTTAAAATGTTTGCCTGAAGGCCAACCCACAGCGTTGAAGGCCCAGCCGTTGGATTCGCCGACTGTGTAAGTCGCAGCTTGAACGTAGTCAGCTTGAAGAACCAACACTGAGACCAACATCAAAGCGACTATGGCTTGAGCGGACCATGATGCACTGCCTCTTCCCTTGGCCATCtttagagaaagagagagaaaaagattGTAGATGATGAATGAGGGTGAATTGAAGCGAAGATGGGCAAGGGGTTTTAAAGAAGATGAAACTAAGGCATTcaatgttttgtttgttttattgaAGTGGGTGTCACAACAACCCACGCTATATggtcatttattattttctggACACATTGTCTACGTAAATTGATTATAGTGTATAGACCAAAAACCAAAGTAtcttttgtttggtttatttttgtttcactatcggagatgttttttttggttatgaCTATAGTACATACATGTAGGTGAAactagttttgattttttgggttatttctttttaaaatgttttgttttatattatatcAAACTAAACTACGAACTTGTGTACAATGTCAACACGGAGACATTAGAGTGGCTATACTAGTAGTATATATTGCTTGTTTTATAATCTttgtatatgaaaaaaataacaaaaaaaagatcaacTAGTTGATGTTTGGTAAACAACGTATACAGTACAACATATATTGATTTAGAGGCTGGACTCTGGAGATTGGAATATGTTgcgtttaaatttttattttaatattagaGGAAGGGAAACTCTCTTTTGAAGTAATTCAAGACAACGTAGTAATATATTTGAACCTTTCAAGTGATAGGAGAAAGGTGTTTGTAGATTTAGAGTCACATTGTTGTCTTTACACTATAACACAACCATATATATGTACAAAACGTCTATACGCCGAGGGAGGATAACATGGCCAAAAAAAAGAATCGAATGGAACTAAACCTGAATTTTAAGACTATATCGCCTGAAAAAGACTGTGACTCGGTTTAGATATTACCCGATATGGAAACCTGTAGACTTGAACGAACTAGATAGTGTAGGAAGGCTACGCAAAGCAATAACTCCAGCAGCAAAAGCAGCAACAGACGCCAAAACAAATGCCGGTAAGTTTCCTCCTCCAAACAATGCATCCCATGGACCCGCTCCAATCGATACTATCATCTGTTTACATACCAAAACCATTACTCAGTCACTTATTACAGGACTTGAGCAGCATTATGCAGAGATAATGGATTTGAGTGTAGTTTAGATTTGAGAACTTGCCTGGGGAATAACAATTGCAAGATTCAACACTCCTATAGCCAAACCTACATTGAGAACAAAAATTAAAGTGATGAAACCATTTGGGATTCTGCAATCTAACATTTAAGCACAAAGATAAgaattattgaaattttttcacAGACCTTGACCGCCACCAGAATCAGCAGTGACTTCTGCAGTGACAGAGAAAGGGACACTGTATGTGATCTgcacaacataaaaaaatatggtTTTATCATCACATAGAAATGTTgcagcaagaaaaaaaaaagaagagggtTTGGTTTAGACAAAACTTACAGCAAGAGGGAAACCAAGGAGTGCAAAGACGATTACGGCTGCGGTTCTCGTTGTTTCGTTAGGTAATATGTGTTCGTTTCCTTCAGAGTTATCCCTGAGAGACATCAAGCTAATTACAGCTGTTCCTGCCATGCAGGCAAATACAGTAAAGTTGCTCAGAGCCCATACAGCTCGTGCACCCATCCGCTGACACATTGGCTCAATCAAGAATGAGCTGAACCCAAGAACAACCTACGGAAcccagaaaaaataatattcaatagCGAGCAAGTGACTGAAGTGCGCAGAGCAGTTTAGAATCTGTTAATAAACATGTATTAGTATATCAATTCTTACGGAGTTTAGTAGCAAGCCAAATGCACCTTCCCGGACACCTTGACCGTAAAGTTTCACGAGCAAACTATCTCCCGTAGGATTCCCATGGTAAACTTCTCTTCCCATCCAATCTGTATCAAACAGAAAGAAGGGGAACCACGATAACTGCAAGGAAGAGAGCAacaatcaaaatataaaaggaTCTAAGAACGGGAGACAGTATCGCAAAGGTGATAAATAGTCGTAATGCGTTCTTTGGTACTCACCCATGTCAGAGCCATGACTATAAGAACTGAGTGCATATCAGGAGGCAACTGCCTTAAACTGGTtagcaaatttactaaaacaGATCCAGGGCTATCTATATAGGTCTCGTCTTGATGCTCATTGTTTGACTTTCCAAGCTGTACATCGGTATCACGTTCCACTCTTTCGTACTTGATCCCATTGGCAGTACCATTAGATTTTGAGTGCTCAAGCCCTGATGTGCGGGTGCTTGCCAACGGAATCTCTTCAGCGAAATAGATTGTGACAAGAGTGCATATAGTGAGAAAGACCTGGAAAGAAAAATGATAgatcttataaaaaaatatacaacaaGATGTTcagattgcaaaaaaaaaataacagaagCCACTGGGTGGGATTAAAATggattaaattttaatttcaaaatcaccTCAAAAATCATGCAGACATTCTATTGTAACTAATGATCcccaaaagtaaaaaaaaaatgacaggGTTTGATAAAGACCAGACGATCCCATTGCATTTGTAGAAAGCTTAGATGtgttagaaaaataaacaatGCTTACAACTGCAAGAAGAAAAGCTGCTTTGAGATTTCCACATGCAGCGCAACATGCTGTACTGGTTAGGAATGGGAACCATCTGCTCAGTAAAATTGCTAGGATCATTTAACAGCTGATGAAAAATGCGAAATTGCAAATGCGGAAAAGTATACAAGTTTTTTAGAATGAAGATCTCGAGGATTACTCTTGCCATCGTCCGCTAGCACCAGCAGAAAACCCAAGGATATTCCCAATAGCCATCCACAAGCAGAACACAGCATTTGCAGTATTCCGCTGATCAGGACCTAAGGAAAGCGAGAGACATGGCATAAGTGTTTATCTACAGAACTAGAAGCACATCAAATTCAATCTAGTTCTAtaattttcaatacaaattatGATATGCTAAGTGTATGGAGGAATTTTATCAATACCTGATAGGTCAGCTAAGAGAGCACGAGCAGGTCCCTGAAACAAAAGCAGAAAACATCATTCCTGGATATTTTAGGTAATGACTAACAGTACACCATTCAACCTAGTAGATTAGATCTGAACCTGCACTGTGTTGTTTGCTAGGTCCAGCAGCCAAAACCCAATGATAAAGACAAAAGCCGCCCTGGTCCGTGTGCCTTTGAAAGTACTGCATGTCCAGATACAAAACAAATCATCAATCACTTTAGTTTTAAGCAATTCCTTACAAAACATGCCATAGGGCAAGGGAGTAGGAGAGCAACCTGCAATGTTCCTTTGTATCTCCTAAAAGATACCCAATGTCTGCAGAAAAGCCGATTATTATCACCTAAATTGCAATTGTTTGTTTAGCTTCTGTGGAACACAACGTAGcattatctaaaataaaaacaaaaacccaaACTCATATCTTATATTGCCCCTTACTGCTATTGAGATCATGAGTGATCCCACGAGAATAAACGGTCGTCTTCTTCCATACTTTGAAGTACATTTATCACTCCAAATACCAACACAAGGCTGGACCTATAAACCAACAAACAAATAATTACCAAcatgaaacagaaaaaaaaatgtatgccTAGATAAGAAAACTTGTTTCTGATCATATATTATTCACATTTTCAAATCCAGAGAGGGCCAAAAGTGCAGATCATCACTGAACACACttgctaaaattttaaaagaaaataaaaaaaaagattgcaaACTTACCACAAGGCCTGTAATAGGGCCGCAGAGccaaataaaagaagaaaaagcgTGCGATATTCCAAGGGTCTGCACCAACTATGCAACACTGTTAGGTAAAGAAAAAACTCAAAAAGGGTTCATCAGTAACAACAAGTTCCATGTCTACCTAAAACCATACCTACCCCACCTGATGCATAAATGACCAATCGAATACAATTCAGCTAGTCATAAACATTGTGAATATACGACAATGTAGCCAAAGTCGGATGTCAAATAAAGCTGTTTATATACGCCGTTGATACCATATAGTTCCATTAACACGTAACCACTATTTCAATTCAATCCAATTCATATAAGAGTCAATAAAAGAAGCCAAATTAGACTTCGCTACAGAAACCATATAAGAGTCATTCTCATCACCTGAATGTAAGGCGTGAGAAGAGAAAGCTGCAACGCCCAACCAAATTGAACACCAGCCGCAACCGTACAGCTAAGCACCAACGTCACCAAGCTACAATCCTTAGCCACGGCTGCACCATCAGAACGATTCAAAGGAGAAGAAGACGCGCTTTCGTTTTGATGCTTCGCCGACACCATCTCAACCTCAACATCCTTCCTCAGATTCCTATACGGCACCGAGATCGACACCGATTCACCACTCTTCCCCGCCATAGCTTCGCCGTACCGAAACTACAGAGATAGATCTCACATTCACCGCAAAAGATAAAGCCAAATCACGAAGATCTAGCTCGTAGGGGAGAAAGAATCTGAGACGACGACTCGAGATCTAAGCAACGCGCAACGGTCTATTTCGAGCGGGTGAATCTTTTGTGGAATCGATTTGATCGGTTTTTCTGATTACGCGGAGTTGCAAAAGAAGATTCGTTTCATAGAGACCGTTGATCTGTAAATGGACGGCGGAGATTTTATCTATTCGTCGTTTAGTATCAACCGGTCGTAGTCAAACTTCCTCGTTTTGGGATTAGCGTAATCGCCACCGTTGATTTGATTTGTACGGTTCTAAAGCGTTTGCTTCTGTTGAAGAAAAAGCGGACGAAACTCGCCGTCACCGACACAGAATATAAGTCCAGTTTTAGAAAGGAAACGCTGTCGTTTAGTTAATGGGCCTTGGGCCCTGTAATTCCCGTAAGCTCAGCCgctgtttattttaaaatatctaactgTGTAGGTAGGTAGGTAGACCAAATTCAACTATTAAGCCCATTAAAGCCGATGATAGTTTACAGCTTGCTGGCAAGcaagaaaatgtatttttgggATAGATGAACAAAaatagataataatattttttttttgataaatcctATCGGATGATCCATCCGGACCTCGAGAAGAATGCACTTAGTGTTACAGAATGGATTGTCTACCATACTGTCTGATCCAAATTTAGAATATCTTTTGACTAATGCCATAAAGTGAACCGATCATCCGTTATAATCAACCATGTAAACCATTTGGGTCAAATAATGATAATTTAGTTTTTAGGAGAAATGGAACTCATGACTGATATGAATATATACTAAGCCTCCAGAGATAGTAATTAGGCTACCACCATTTGGTTACCGATGATGACAATATTACAAATACTATATTTACGCTATTTAGGCTATTTTAAAGtgtattttattttaccaaatgtcactatttaaaatattttattttcaactaCTGTAAACATGTTTTTGGGGATTAAAACGGTAAACATGTTTGTATAACATAATATAGTATGCATATCATGAATATGTGTGTGAACGTGATGGATAGAATACGTACGAATGAAAGAAAACTACACAAGGGAAAAAGACAGAGACGTGTGCCTAACAAATGTATGATGTATTGGAAAAAAAATGCAACGAATATTATTGTGAAAATGAAAGCTATAGACACAATACTTACGTCTTTCTTTCTCCACCTCTCCTTGTCGCTCTCTTCTCCAGGTGTGCATGACCTCTTTTGcccaatttattttctttatgtcAAATGCACTTCTATGTTCTATCAGAAGTTCACAACCAATCCTTTTCACTGTCATTAACCCTATAAGTTTGAGGTCTGTTTAGCTGTTGAGGTGTtccattttcataaatataaaatgaccATAAATAAATGTTATTGTACGTTCCattcatatttggatatatatatatactattagttTCTTGTGTTAAAGCTATGATGAATACAAACGGAGACGGACAGAAAAATTTATGGGAAATGTTaggttaaaatttaaattaataacttgtttaaatattttggaagtaatgaaaaaaaaaacttattattttcACTCTGCAATCTCTAtgtagtttttttcttcttcttacggTTCCGTTTCCAATATCCGATAGTAATGTTCAACGCCATTAGAGACTTATTGCATTTCTTTTTCGTTTTAGGCTTTTAGCAAACATCTTATAATTGTATCTTAGGCGTGTCTGGTTTTTTCTTTGAGGTCTTCTCAAGCGTGCTGGGTCAAACTTTACCATACATGCTTTTCAATATTCACATTCGTTTGTTCTTGTCATTTCTAAGACCCCATTTGCTCGACTAGATACATTGAAAATACTTTTCGAGTTTCAAGTTGATAGCTCGATTTAATTTCCTCTTTggaattattttcaaaaactaaCAACTAACTAAAGTATTATTTCTCTGTCTAAATAGTAAAAACTTATACACGATTATATCGAATCGAAAACAAGATCAGGTTCACCTAGTTGCATCTTTGCATAATGGTACTAGATTTCAGATTTTTGCTATTATTCCATTCAAAAACTTTTCTATGTTTGACCGGTTGATCGTCTCCAGCGTCCACATAATCAAAACTCATTTAAATCA comes from Brassica rapa cultivar Chiifu-401-42 chromosome A02, CAAS_Brap_v3.01, whole genome shotgun sequence and encodes:
- the LOC103853974 gene encoding basic blue protein, with the protein product MAKGRGSASWSAQAIVALMLVSVLVLQADYVQAATYTVGESNGWAFNAVGWPSGKHFKAGDVLVFNYNPRIHNVVAVDSGGYNNCKTPARARTYTSGKDRITLSKGQNFFICNFPGHCEAAMKIAVTAV
- the LOC103853973 gene encoding sucrose transport protein SUC3 isoform X2, yielding MYFKVWKKTTVYSRGITHDLNSNIGYLLGDTKEHCSTFKGTRTRAAFVFIIGFWLLDLANNTVQGPARALLADLSGPDQRNTANAVFCLWMAIGNILGFSAGASGRWQEWFPFLTSTACCAACGNLKAAFLLAVVFLTICTLVTIYFAEEIPLASTRTSGLEHSKSNGTANGIKYERVERDTDVQLGKSNNEHQDETYIDSPGSVLVNLLTSLRQLPPDMHSVLIVMALTWLSWFPFFLFDTDWMGREVYHGNPTGDSLLVKLYGQGVREGAFGLLLNSVVLGFSSFLIEPMCQRMGARAVWALSNFTVFACMAGTAVISLMSLRDNSEGNEHILPNETTRTAAVIVFALLGFPLAITYSVPFSVTAEVTADSGGGQGLAIGVLNLAIVIPQMIVSIGAGPWDALFGGGNLPAFVLASVAAFAAGVIALRSLPTLSSSFKSTGFHIG
- the LOC103853973 gene encoding sucrose transport protein SUC3 isoform X1, translating into MAGKSGESVSISVPYRNLRKDVEVEMVSAKHQNESASSSPLNRSDGAAVAKDCSLVTLVLSCTVAAGVQFGWALQLSLLTPYIQTLGISHAFSSFIWLCGPITGLVVQPCVGIWSDKCTSKYGRRRPFILVGSLMISIAVIIIGFSADIGYLLGDTKEHCSTFKGTRTRAAFVFIIGFWLLDLANNTVQGPARALLADLSGPDQRNTANAVFCLWMAIGNILGFSAGASGRWQEWFPFLTSTACCAACGNLKAAFLLAVVFLTICTLVTIYFAEEIPLASTRTSGLEHSKSNGTANGIKYERVERDTDVQLGKSNNEHQDETYIDSPGSVLVNLLTSLRQLPPDMHSVLIVMALTWLSWFPFFLFDTDWMGREVYHGNPTGDSLLVKLYGQGVREGAFGLLLNSVVLGFSSFLIEPMCQRMGARAVWALSNFTVFACMAGTAVISLMSLRDNSEGNEHILPNETTRTAAVIVFALLGFPLAITYSVPFSVTAEVTADSGGGQGLAIGVLNLAIVIPQMIVSIGAGPWDALFGGGNLPAFVLASVAAFAAGVIALRSLPTLSSSFKSTGFHIG